One Denticeps clupeoides chromosome 10, fDenClu1.1, whole genome shotgun sequence genomic window carries:
- the csf1b gene encoding macrophage colony-stimulating factor 1b, translating into MTTNKLQNILQNAKVKSVCVLVLLCVSLTMGDVRGPCRHSLTKDHLLHIRRLMNNQLQSGCTIAYTFIERGSLSKVCYVKAALPWILDLFSTHFRYTRNSENSQRVRTLRAVILNLYSQQCIPAIDEELEEDPVAFERQYKSSPIEALLRVEEVLAFYLDIISQSRGPVDWKCETEYAQHEVLRAATSIPPTDIQTYLPDISVEMSAAQRVKESYGESNMQDYYKLGFVAMTACCGVILPLTICCFVMSKNHERILHRHQATSGCRNKRLDASEEEVEMEELPDV; encoded by the exons ATGACCACCAACAAGctacaaaacattttacaaaatgccAAG gtgaagagtgtgtgtgtccttgtgctgctgtgtgtctctctcactATGGGGGATGTCCGTGGACCCTGCAGACACTCCTTGACCAAGGACCACCTGCTTCACATCAGACGCTTG ATGAACAATCAGCTTCAGAGTGGCTGCACCATTGCCTACACATTTATTGAAAGAGGAAGTTTG AGCAAAGTGTGCTATGTCAAAGCCGCCCTACCCTGGATCCTGGACCTGTTCAGCACACATTTCCGCTATACACGGAACTCAGAGAACAGCCAGAGAGTCCGTACCCTTCGAGCAGTAATCCTGAACCTCTACTCCCAGCAGTGCATACCAGCCATCGATGAGGAGCTGGAA GAAGATCCAGTGGCCTTTGAGAGACAGTACAAAAGTTCGCCCATCGAGGCCCTCCTCAGGGTGGAGGAGGTTCTGGCCTTCTACCTGGACATCATCTCGCAGAGCCGAGGTCCTGTGGACTGGAAATGTGAGACTGAGTACGCCCAGCATGAAGTTCTGAGGGCCGCAACAAGCATCCCACCCACCG acaTCCAGACATATCTTCCAGACATTTCTGTTGAAATGTCTGCAGCACAGCGTGTAAAGGAGAGCTATGGTGAAAGCAATATGCAAGACTACTACAAGCTTGGATTTGTAGCCATGACTGCGTGCTGTGGAGTTATTTTACCCCTGACAATATGCTGCTTCGTTATGAGTAAG AATCACGAGCGTATTCTGCACAGACACCAAGCAACATCAGGCTGCAGAAACAAGAG GCTAGATGCATCTGAGGAAGAAGTTGAgatggaggagctgccag ATGTCTAG
- the ren gene encoding renin has translation MILGMGAQDWVLLLLTVTVTSSHALRRITLKKMPSIRETLKEMGVEEVFAQLAQKSGDDASPHNGTAPTPLTNYLDTQYFGEISIGSPAQRFNVVFDTGSANLWVPSYSCSPLYTACFTHNRYDSSKSYTHVENGSGFSIQYASGNVRGFLSEDVVVVGGIPVVQVFAEATALPAIPFIFAKFDGVLGMGYPDSAIDGITPVFDRIMSQHVLKENVFSVFYSREFKHIPGGEIVLGGTDPNYYTGSFNYMNTTEEGKWEVNMKGVSVGADKLFCREGCTAVIDTGSSYITGPASSVSILMKAIGATEQPDGGYTVNCDLVKSLPCVTFHLGGQEYPLTEEDYILLQSQFGEDICTVTFKSLDIPPPTGPVWILGANFIARYYTEFDRHHNRIGFAKAV, from the exons ATGATCTTGGGAATGGGAGCACAGGACTGGGTTCTGCTGTTGCTAACAGTCACAGTGACCTCAAGCCACGCTTTACGAAG GATCACTCTGAAGAAAATGCCCTCCATACGCGAGACCTTAAAAGAAATGGGCGTAGAAGAAGTATTTGCTCAACTGGCCCAAAAAAGTGGAGATGATGCGTCTCCCCACAATGGCACTGCCCCTACTCCACTCACAAACTACTTGGAC ACCCAATACTTTGGGGAGATCAGCATAGGCTCTCCAGCACAAAGGTTTAATGTGGTTTTTGACACGGGATCAGCCAATCTGTGGGTTCCCTCCTACAGCTGCTCCCCGCTCTACACCGCCTGCT TCACGCACAACAGATACGACTCATCGAAATCCtacacacatgtggaaaatggcTCTGGATTCTCCATCCAGTATGCTTCTGGAAATGTCCGAGGATTTCTCAGTGaggatgtggtggtg GTGGGAGGCATCCCAGTGGTGCAGGTGTTTGCTGAGGCCACGGCTCTGCCAGCCATTCCTTTCATCTTCGCCAAGTTTGATGGGGTTCTGGGAATGGGCTATCCTGACAGCGCCATTGACGGCATAACACCAGTGTTTGACCGCATCATGTCTCAACATGTGCTCaaagaaaatgtcttttctgtcttttacaGCAG GGAGTTTAAGCACATACCAGGAGGAGAGATTGTTCTCGGTGGCACAGATCCAAACTATTACACTGGATCCTTCAACTACATGAACACCACAGAAGAAGGGAAATGGGAGGTCAACATGAAGGG TGTGTCTGTAGGGGCAGATAAGTTGTTCTGTAGGGAGGGATGCACAGCTGTGATTgacacaggctcctcctacatcacaggccccgcctcctctgTCTCCATTTTGATGAAGGCTATTGGTGCCACGGAGCAACCAGATGGTGGA TACACAGTGAACTGTGACCTGGTCAAGTCCTTACCCTGCGTGACCTTTCACCTTGGAGGTCAGGAGTACCCACTCACAGAGGAAGACTACATCCTCTTG CAGTCACAGTTTGGAGAGGACATCTGTACCGTCACATTCAAAAGCCTGGACATACCGCCCCCTACTGGCCCAGTCTGGATACTTGGAGCTAACTTCATAGCACGCTACTACACCGAGTTTGATCGCCACCATAATCGCATAGGCTTTGCCAAAGCTGTGTGA